The DNA region AGTCTCCTATTCAGCAGACTCTGATAATCTCATTCGCTGATCCATCACTTATACTGCGCCCTGTATTTTTGCGGACTGACCCCTTTTATTTTCTTGAAGATTCGGCCGAAGTAATTGATATTTTCATATCCGACCTCCATGGCAATCTCGTAAATGGGCATCTGGGAATTCATCAAATAATGGGCTGCTTTATCCACCCTCAGATTGTTGAGATAATCCGTGAATCCGGTCCCGGTCTCCTTCTTGAAAATAAAGCTGAGATAGCTCTCACTCATGTTAATAATGTCCGCGGCTGTTTTCAGCGAAATGTCTTTTGCATAGTTTTCTTTCATGAATTCCAGCAGACGCTTAATATCCTCCCTGGCCGTTTCCTTGATCCTGTTCTCATTCAGCATGTCTTTGGCCTGATTGTAAGCAAAGCCAATATCCCGCCAAGCTTCAATGGATCCGCTTACCCCGACATTTAATGCAATGCCCAGCATCCGACTCGATGCGCCGATCAACAGCTCGGTCACGACGGCAGGATCCCGTTCCGCAACCAGCAGTACGATTTCCCTGCCCTCCATCTCTATTGGGCTGCAGACAAGCTGTTCCCCCAGCTCTGATTGAAAGAGGTGAGTCAGCATCCTCATCGCGGAGAGCTCCTCCACGCCTTCGCGCAAAAGACGGGGCTGCATAATCAACATGAAGCTCCCCGGAGGCAGATCCTCTTCCTCCTGCCAATTGACCTCGCCTCCAACCGGGAAGGGGGTTTGAAGCCCTTCGCGCACCTTGCTCGACAGGAGCTCTTTACGCGAATATCTTTGCTCCGATGCAGAGGTGTCTGGCAAGGTATACTCCCGGTTTTTCTCAATCTTTTGGGAGGCTTCGGTCAAAATCTGAAGCAGCTCCGTCGGCTTTAACGACGTCTTTAAGATATAATCCTCAACGCCCATTTTCATGGCTTTTCGGACATAATCGAATTGATTATGGCTGCTAAGCACGATAAACAGCATATCCGGATAGCGCTTTTTGGCCGTTTCGATGAGCTCGAGCCCGTCCATCCGGGGCATTATAAT from Paenibacillus ihbetae includes:
- a CDS encoding response regulator transcription factor, with the translated sequence MTLKVMLADDELLVRLGIKSLIEWDKHGFSFIGDAPDGIKALELMEEEVPDILLTDIIMPRMDGLELIETAKKRYPDMLFIVLSSHNQFDYVRKAMKMGVEDYILKTSLKPTELLQILTEASQKIEKNREYTLPDTSASEQRYSRKELLSSKVREGLQTPFPVGGEVNWQEEEDLPPGSFMLIMQPRLLREGVEELSAMRMLTHLFQSELGEQLVCSPIEMEGREIVLLVAERDPAVVTELLIGASSRMLGIALNVGVSGSIEAWRDIGFAYNQAKDMLNENRIKETAREDIKRLLEFMKENYAKDISLKTAADIINMSESYLSFIFKKETGTGFTDYLNNLRVDKAAHYLMNSQMPIYEIAMEVGYENINYFGRIFKKIKGVSPQKYRAQYK